One segment of Paenibacillus rhizovicinus DNA contains the following:
- a CDS encoding DUF7507 domain-containing protein: MPATITGIVFNDLNHNGLFNPGEPGIPNVFVVLFNPAGGTCTPVLTDANGNYSFTITAAGTYTVYETVANPGATCPPTAFTQPPGFTMSNGPSKLTVAVSGAQVTGNAILANNNFSHDTVANPLGCTTSMIQFTGRPSVWFNINIVTGSAIAQGTVNPPVDINAIGYNPLDNYIYGYDQTNNRLVRIDNSGNVIGLAPLPPGLPADIYNVGTFDSNGFLYLFVNNETRFYVVDLRPNSATFLKLVNPANGFLEQTSNFGVALSRALNVSDWVLRPQDGNLYAITPTGLMQRIVPATGNITNIATSPLRTGPFGALALDSTGTIYAISNNDGNIYRFTIAGNTATAVRFSSTVTSSFNDATMCALATINLDFGDAPDTSSGNGPDDYSTLLSSDGPRHGLVNSLFLGTRVTAEADAHQNFDATGDDIPLGIQDDAVTVPLPVLVANTGIYTLPVTVTNATGSPANLYGWIDFNGDGIFQADEAAPVLAVPSQPGTQTFFLDFFPLPGAVQAIDHTFVRLRLTTDTLVNTNPIQASPTPGSPPDTRSLGPATDGEVEDYILQVSKAIEIFITKTPFPAEALPGETVTYRFTLKNPAPFPLTNLRIEDSLLGLIDIVSFLPPFASIDLEAKFIVPLDAPAGSQIFNTVVATSDQTFPVQDQAIITVLPAFSLAVTKTPDRISVPPGETVVYTIVVTNTSNAPITNVTVKDDLVGLSQFIASLAPGETRTFTVPFQVPAGAAAGTVFTNLTVADSTETGPASDTATIVVPPIPQVFLFKSVEPQVAAPGETVTYTITVSNAGNDTITNVRIVDPTLGVDQTYAALKPGDAIIITVPFVIPLDAKQDETIVNIARVTTDQTGPEQADAVVKVIGDPAIALSKSVSPGAAFPGDVVTYTFVVTNTGNTALANVRLSDPLIGLNIIIGTLAIGESRTVDYPFIVPNLGMSPFINTATATGTFDTVTVEEQDTASLIIVPLQPSFTLTKTVDQSRANAGDTVNYTITVVNTGNVTLTNIVISDPLLGFVNTIESLDPGASATEKIPFVIPVGSAAGTVFTNVVTASTNETGPQEGTTTVTVNDQPALALTKTPDVDNALPGDTITYTITVANTGNVPLTNVTVRDDLLGFNAVIPTLAIGQSQSFTPTFVVPAGTPVGTVIVNRSTAFSDQTDTAETTANVLVNPLPPVLTILKTSDPAVVSPGGTVTYSITVSNPGTVVLTNVEVRDDTLGFAQVVGTLNPGDSQTLTIPFAVPADAPAGSVIVNTAVVSSDQTNPEESTSSVAIDPSPALQVTKTIAPAQSAPLQTVTATITVRNTGNVDLTNVVVADTTLGFRSVIPALAVGASLVFPLPFAVPNVPAGTVLTNTATASSDETGESSASATVTVLPQFRLSLVKRVDPSAALPGETVTFSFEIRNDSNAPLTGLRFTDDLLGIDKTVDLIPAGFFSLLSRTFTIPLDARGGTILTNTAVLSTDETAPVSSTVQVTVLEDPKLEIVKTVFPPVAIPGEVVFFRLEGVNTGNVPLVNVRVSDPLLGLIGTVAFQEVGEALSIILPFTVPADAAPGVPIVNTMFVDSAQTGPLRASASLKVIGPPLVVTKSADDKVIFVGDTVRFTVKAANVSEIAINAAVLTDLLQAGTQFVPNTVEISGRTVPGADPAHGIPIGNLAPGQSVEVSFQAEQTAALSDEQLRNQAAVSFQPAESLQRFTIHSNVLIITVESHEE; this comes from the coding sequence ATGCCAGCAACCATTACGGGAATCGTGTTCAACGACTTGAATCACAACGGTCTATTCAACCCGGGTGAACCGGGAATTCCGAACGTGTTCGTCGTCTTGTTCAACCCCGCCGGAGGTACGTGCACCCCGGTTCTAACGGACGCCAACGGGAATTACAGTTTCACCATTACCGCGGCGGGAACGTACACCGTGTACGAGACGGTCGCTAATCCAGGAGCGACCTGTCCGCCGACCGCCTTTACGCAGCCGCCGGGCTTCACCATGTCCAACGGTCCGAGTAAGTTAACGGTGGCCGTGTCAGGAGCCCAAGTCACGGGCAATGCCATTCTCGCAAACAACAACTTCAGTCACGATACCGTCGCGAACCCGCTCGGCTGCACGACAAGCATGATCCAGTTCACGGGCAGGCCGAGCGTCTGGTTCAACATCAACATCGTCACCGGTTCCGCCATTGCGCAAGGCACCGTGAATCCGCCGGTAGACATCAATGCCATCGGATACAACCCGCTGGATAATTACATTTACGGGTACGATCAGACGAACAATCGCCTTGTCCGCATCGATAACAGCGGAAACGTCATCGGCCTGGCTCCGCTGCCGCCCGGACTTCCGGCGGATATCTACAACGTGGGCACCTTCGATTCGAATGGTTTCCTATACCTGTTCGTCAACAACGAAACGCGCTTCTATGTCGTCGATCTTCGGCCCAATTCCGCGACCTTCCTGAAGCTGGTCAATCCGGCCAACGGTTTCTTGGAGCAAACGAGCAATTTCGGCGTCGCCTTAAGCCGGGCGCTTAATGTCAGCGATTGGGTTCTTCGGCCGCAGGACGGCAATCTGTACGCAATCACGCCTACGGGTCTTATGCAGCGAATCGTCCCGGCGACGGGCAATATTACGAACATCGCGACAAGCCCGCTTCGGACGGGGCCTTTCGGCGCGCTGGCCCTCGATTCAACGGGAACGATCTATGCGATCTCGAACAATGACGGCAATATCTACCGCTTCACCATCGCCGGCAACACTGCGACCGCCGTGCGCTTCTCCTCCACGGTCACCTCGTCGTTCAACGACGCGACCATGTGCGCGCTCGCGACCATCAACCTCGATTTCGGCGATGCGCCGGATACGTCCAGCGGCAACGGCCCGGACGATTATTCGACGCTCCTGTCGTCGGACGGCCCGCGGCACGGGCTGGTGAACAGCCTCTTCCTTGGCACCCGGGTCACCGCGGAAGCCGATGCGCACCAGAACTTCGACGCAACGGGCGACGATATCCCGCTCGGCATTCAAGACGACGCAGTAACCGTTCCCCTTCCCGTACTCGTCGCCAACACCGGCATCTATACCCTGCCCGTCACGGTTACCAACGCGACCGGAAGTCCGGCCAATCTGTACGGATGGATCGATTTCAACGGAGACGGGATCTTCCAAGCGGACGAAGCCGCGCCCGTTCTAGCGGTTCCTTCGCAGCCGGGGACGCAAACGTTCTTCCTGGACTTCTTCCCGCTGCCCGGTGCCGTGCAGGCCATCGACCATACGTTCGTCCGGCTTCGGCTGACGACGGATACGCTGGTCAATACGAATCCGATCCAGGCGTCGCCAACGCCGGGGTCGCCGCCGGATACAAGAAGTTTGGGACCCGCTACGGACGGAGAGGTTGAAGATTACATCCTGCAAGTCAGCAAAGCCATCGAGATCTTCATCACGAAGACGCCGTTCCCTGCCGAGGCGCTGCCCGGCGAGACCGTTACTTATCGTTTCACGCTCAAAAATCCGGCTCCCTTCCCGCTCACGAATCTTCGTATCGAAGACTCGCTGCTCGGATTGATCGATATCGTGTCTTTCCTGCCGCCGTTTGCCTCGATCGATCTGGAAGCCAAATTCATCGTGCCGCTCGATGCGCCGGCCGGATCGCAGATCTTCAACACGGTCGTCGCAACGTCCGACCAGACCTTTCCCGTTCAGGATCAGGCCATCATCACCGTGCTTCCCGCCTTCAGCCTGGCGGTCACGAAGACGCCGGATCGCATCTCCGTCCCGCCCGGCGAAACCGTCGTCTATACGATCGTGGTCACCAATACGTCCAATGCGCCGATCACGAACGTCACGGTCAAAGACGACCTCGTCGGCTTATCGCAATTCATTGCATCGCTCGCCCCAGGCGAAACGCGGACCTTCACGGTGCCGTTCCAAGTACCGGCCGGAGCGGCTGCCGGCACTGTCTTCACGAACTTGACGGTGGCCGATTCCACCGAGACGGGTCCTGCTTCCGACACGGCAACCATCGTCGTGCCTCCGATCCCGCAGGTATTCTTGTTCAAGAGCGTTGAACCGCAGGTCGCCGCGCCCGGCGAAACGGTCACCTATACGATTACGGTCTCGAACGCCGGCAATGACACGATAACGAATGTCCGGATCGTGGATCCGACGTTAGGCGTGGACCAAACGTACGCCGCCCTCAAGCCCGGCGATGCGATTATCATTACGGTACCGTTCGTGATTCCGCTGGACGCCAAGCAAGACGAGACGATCGTGAACATCGCGAGAGTCACGACGGATCAGACCGGACCCGAGCAGGCGGACGCCGTCGTGAAGGTCATCGGCGATCCCGCCATCGCGTTATCCAAATCGGTCTCGCCGGGAGCGGCATTCCCCGGGGACGTCGTCACCTATACGTTCGTGGTGACGAATACGGGCAATACGGCGTTAGCGAACGTGCGGCTATCCGATCCCTTGATCGGCTTGAACATCATTATCGGCACGCTCGCCATCGGAGAATCCCGGACCGTCGATTATCCGTTCATCGTGCCTAATCTAGGCATGAGTCCATTCATAAACACCGCGACGGCTACGGGCACGTTCGACACGGTGACCGTGGAGGAACAGGATACCGCTTCGCTGATCATCGTCCCGCTGCAGCCTTCGTTCACGCTGACCAAGACGGTCGACCAGTCCCGGGCCAATGCCGGCGATACGGTCAACTACACGATCACGGTCGTTAACACCGGCAACGTCACGCTGACCAACATCGTCATCTCCGATCCGCTGCTCGGGTTCGTCAACACGATCGAATCGCTCGATCCGGGCGCGTCCGCGACCGAAAAGATTCCGTTCGTCATCCCCGTCGGCTCCGCTGCCGGCACCGTCTTCACAAACGTCGTCACCGCGTCGACGAATGAGACCGGTCCCCAAGAAGGAACGACAACGGTGACGGTCAACGACCAGCCTGCCCTTGCGCTCACCAAAACGCCGGACGTGGACAATGCGCTGCCCGGGGATACGATCACGTATACGATAACGGTCGCCAATACGGGCAATGTGCCGCTGACGAACGTTACCGTCCGCGACGATCTGTTAGGTTTCAACGCCGTGATTCCGACGCTCGCCATCGGTCAATCCCAGAGCTTCACGCCTACGTTCGTCGTGCCTGCCGGAACGCCTGTCGGTACCGTCATCGTCAATCGAAGCACGGCCTTCTCCGATCAGACCGATACGGCGGAAACAACGGCTAACGTGCTTGTGAATCCTTTGCCGCCCGTGCTGACCATCTTGAAAACGTCGGATCCTGCCGTTGTCTCCCCGGGAGGTACGGTTACCTATTCGATTACCGTATCGAATCCGGGCACCGTCGTCTTGACGAATGTCGAGGTGCGAGACGATACGCTCGGCTTCGCTCAAGTCGTCGGCACGCTGAACCCTGGCGACAGCCAGACGCTGACGATTCCCTTCGCGGTTCCCGCGGACGCTCCGGCCGGATCCGTCATCGTCAATACGGCCGTGGTATCGTCGGATCAGACCAATCCCGAAGAAAGCACGTCTTCCGTTGCCATTGATCCTAGTCCCGCGCTGCAGGTGACCAAGACGATCGCGCCTGCCCAATCTGCGCCGCTCCAAACGGTCACCGCAACGATTACGGTACGCAATACCGGCAACGTCGACTTGACGAACGTGGTCGTCGCCGACACGACGTTGGGCTTCCGTTCCGTCATTCCGGCGCTGGCCGTCGGGGCGAGCCTCGTCTTCCCGCTTCCGTTCGCGGTGCCGAACGTCCCCGCGGGCACGGTGCTGACGAATACAGCGACGGCATCATCCGATGAAACGGGCGAATCTTCCGCCTCGGCCACGGTTACGGTGCTGCCGCAGTTCCGGCTCAGTCTCGTCAAACGGGTCGATCCGTCCGCCGCGCTGCCCGGCGAAACCGTGACGTTCTCCTTCGAAATCCGGAACGACTCGAACGCGCCGCTGACCGGTTTACGGTTTACAGACGACCTGCTCGGCATCGACAAGACCGTGGACCTCATTCCGGCCGGCTTCTTCTCTCTGCTGTCCCGTACGTTCACGATACCGCTGGACGCGCGCGGCGGGACCATCTTGACGAACACGGCGGTACTCAGCACCGACGAAACCGCACCCGTGTCGTCCACCGTCCAAGTAACCGTGCTCGAAGATCCGAAGCTCGAGATCGTCAAGACGGTCTTTCCTCCGGTAGCGATCCCGGGCGAAGTCGTCTTCTTCCGCCTCGAAGGCGTCAATACAGGCAACGTGCCGCTCGTGAATGTCCGCGTCTCCGACCCGCTGCTCGGGTTGATCGGAACAGTCGCGTTCCAGGAAGTCGGCGAAGCCTTGTCGATCATCCTGCCTTTTACCGTCCCGGCCGATGCCGCTCCCGGCGTGCCGATCGTCAATACGATGTTCGTCGATTCGGCCCAGACAGGGCCGCTGCGCGCATCGGCATCTCTCAAGGTCATCGGGCCGCCGCTGGTCGTGACGAAGAGCGCGGACGATAAAGTGATCTTCGTCGGGGATACGGTCCGGTTCACGGTTAAAGCCGCCAACGTCAGCGAGATCGCGATTAACGCAGCCGTGCTGACCGACCTGCTTCAGGCAGGTACGCAATTCGTGCCGAATACCGTGGAAATCAGCGGCAGAACCGTGCCGGGCGCCGACCCGGCGCACGGCATTCCGATCGGAAATTTGGCGCCGGGCCAATCGGTGGAAGTCTCGTTCCAAGCCGAACAGACGGCCGCGCTGTCCGACGAACAGCTCCGGAACCAAGCCGCGGTCAGCTTCCAGCCGGCCGAGTCGCTGCAGCGGTTTACGATTCATTCGAACGTCCTGATCATTACCGTGGAATCGCACGAAGAGTAA
- a CDS encoding GH116 family glycosyl-hydrolase, protein MRNVYKGEKTREIVFPLGGIGSGSIGLAGNGRLVDWEIFNRPNKKSFNGFSHFAIKAERDGQVLDARVLNGDMQGPYVGEHLRGAPLHSGYGFGPESQTMAGMPHFRDVEFKGEFPFAGMTFAEPAFPARVALTAFNPFIPLQEDDSSLPAAFFEWEIENTDQTAISYTLCLSAGNPVPTENVYHRYEAAEGAHGSNVHTLQLGSDQHAGDHAQFGDITLGTDAADVSYQEFWYRGGWCDNLEMFWHDFMQPGRLRNRQYPVTESPRTRQDTASLAAHVELAPGEKKTIRFVIGWNFPNVVNYWNANPAGSNGWRNYYAALFADSRAVAKHALENWTRLYEDTLAFKEALFASTVPDVVKEAVSANLSVLKSATVLRLTDGSLYGFEGCIEDTGCCEGSCTHVWNYAYALPFLFPRLERGMRELDLTYNQREDGRMSFRLMLPLGRERMDFRSCADGQFGGVLNAYRDWKISGDTAWLRSVWPAIKKSITYAWAASNEDQWDPGKTGVLSGRQHHTLDMELFGPNSWLSGFYLAALKAGAEMASFLGEDDTADEFACLFRQGKQWVDEHLFNGEFYMQQVDLSDQAALARFDDQTVTHYWNKELGEIKYQIAEGCAIDQVIAQWHANLIGLGEILDTDQTRTALRSLYRHNFKASMRHEANTWRLYSLNDEGGLVICTWPEGTGKPGIPLTYNSETMTGFEYQAASHMIQEGLIDEGLSIVQAIRDRYDGEKRNPWNEIECGSNYARSMASYSLLQAFSGFEYDMVQGMIGFKPVRTADNGVFQTLWSLDAGWGVFEQTPDQASIHVLRGTLNVKALRLPAERLGAIAHITLDGLPLAHSMVGNEIHFAETCTLMKQPLVVAFRSGV, encoded by the coding sequence ATGCGTAACGTGTATAAAGGCGAGAAGACTAGAGAAATCGTATTTCCCCTAGGAGGAATCGGCAGCGGAAGCATCGGTCTGGCAGGTAACGGAAGACTGGTGGACTGGGAGATCTTCAACCGTCCGAATAAGAAAAGCTTCAACGGTTTTAGCCACTTTGCGATTAAAGCGGAGCGGGACGGACAAGTGCTGGATGCGCGCGTATTGAACGGGGACATGCAGGGTCCCTATGTGGGCGAGCATCTACGCGGCGCTCCGCTGCACAGCGGATACGGCTTCGGTCCGGAAAGCCAAACGATGGCGGGCATGCCTCATTTTCGTGACGTCGAATTCAAGGGGGAATTTCCGTTTGCCGGCATGACATTCGCCGAACCCGCGTTTCCCGCACGAGTCGCGCTGACGGCGTTTAATCCGTTCATTCCGTTGCAAGAGGACGATTCAAGCCTTCCGGCGGCTTTCTTCGAATGGGAAATCGAAAATACGGATCAGACGGCGATCTCGTATACGCTGTGCCTATCCGCGGGCAATCCGGTTCCGACCGAGAACGTCTACCATCGTTATGAAGCCGCCGAAGGCGCGCATGGCAGTAACGTGCATACGCTTCAGCTAGGCTCCGATCAGCATGCCGGCGATCACGCGCAGTTCGGCGATATCACGCTCGGCACCGATGCGGCGGATGTCAGCTATCAGGAATTCTGGTACCGCGGCGGCTGGTGCGACAATCTCGAAATGTTTTGGCATGATTTCATGCAGCCCGGACGTCTGCGCAACAGGCAATACCCCGTGACGGAGTCCCCGCGCACCCGGCAGGACACGGCATCGCTTGCCGCGCACGTTGAATTGGCGCCGGGCGAGAAGAAGACCATCCGTTTCGTCATCGGCTGGAACTTCCCGAACGTGGTGAACTACTGGAATGCCAATCCGGCAGGGTCGAACGGCTGGAGAAATTACTACGCTGCCTTGTTCGCGGATTCCCGCGCGGTCGCGAAGCATGCACTCGAGAACTGGACGCGCCTGTACGAGGATACCCTTGCATTCAAGGAAGCCTTGTTCGCATCCACCGTGCCTGATGTAGTCAAAGAAGCGGTATCCGCGAACTTGTCCGTGCTGAAATCGGCGACGGTCCTGCGGCTGACCGACGGTTCCCTATATGGCTTCGAAGGCTGCATCGAAGATACGGGCTGCTGCGAAGGATCGTGCACGCATGTTTGGAATTACGCGTATGCGCTGCCGTTCTTGTTCCCTCGCCTGGAACGCGGCATGCGGGAGCTGGATTTAACCTACAATCAGCGCGAAGACGGCAGAATGTCCTTCCGCCTGATGCTTCCTCTCGGGAGGGAGCGGATGGACTTTCGCTCTTGCGCCGACGGCCAGTTCGGCGGGGTCTTGAACGCCTACCGCGATTGGAAGATCTCGGGCGACACGGCCTGGCTGCGATCCGTTTGGCCGGCCATCAAGAAATCGATCACGTACGCATGGGCAGCCAGCAACGAAGATCAATGGGATCCGGGCAAGACGGGCGTGCTTTCCGGCAGGCAGCATCACACGTTGGATATGGAACTTTTCGGGCCGAATTCCTGGCTGAGCGGGTTTTACTTGGCCGCGCTTAAAGCCGGCGCGGAGATGGCTTCCTTCTTGGGAGAGGACGATACCGCGGACGAATTTGCCTGCTTGTTCCGTCAAGGCAAGCAGTGGGTCGACGAGCATCTGTTCAATGGCGAATTTTACATGCAGCAAGTGGACTTATCGGATCAAGCGGCGTTGGCGCGATTCGACGACCAAACCGTCACCCATTACTGGAATAAGGAACTGGGAGAAATCAAATACCAGATCGCGGAAGGCTGCGCCATCGATCAAGTGATCGCGCAGTGGCATGCCAATCTGATCGGGCTCGGAGAGATTTTGGATACCGATCAAACCCGTACGGCATTACGGTCCTTGTATCGGCACAACTTCAAAGCCAGCATGCGGCATGAAGCGAACACGTGGCGGTTGTACTCGCTGAACGACGAAGGCGGCCTCGTCATCTGCACATGGCCGGAAGGGACCGGCAAGCCGGGAATTCCGCTCACGTACAATTCGGAGACGATGACGGGCTTCGAATACCAAGCGGCTTCGCATATGATTCAAGAAGGGTTGATCGACGAGGGGCTCTCGATCGTGCAGGCGATTCGCGACCGGTACGACGGGGAGAAACGCAATCCGTGGAACGAGATCGAATGCGGCAGCAACTACGCCAGATCGATGGCCAGTTACTCGCTGCTGCAGGCGTTCAGCGGCTTCGAGTACGACATGGTCCAGGGAATGATCGGATTCAAGCCGGTCCGTACGGCGGATAATGGCGTATTCCAGACACTGTGGTCGCTCGACGCGGGCTGGGGCGTATTCGAGCAGACGCCGGACCAGGCCAGCATTCATGTGTTACGCGGAACGCTGAACGTCAAGGCACTCAGGCTGCCGGCGGAGCGATTGGGCGCGATTGCGCATATTACGCTTGACGGCTTGCCGTTGGCGCACAGCATGGTCGGGAACGAGATTCATTTTGCCGAAACGTGCACGCTGATGAAGCAACCGTTGGTCGTTGCGTTCCGTTCTGGCGTATAA
- a CDS encoding AraC family transcriptional regulator, with protein sequence MKLEDYAVAPYIRDSDYAIRPPFFLGERDLLDYIIFYVQEGTFELQVNGHVHRLQPGDLCLLQPGDIHTIRGITDTINPYVHLDFFYNPLRGDSFVTRPGQVDLSAYADFGQPRLHDCDDLRIPFKLDTPSSGRLRELVFKIIDCWHSRTKMSIMEANQLAHEFLVTLFKAYMKPQPDSLSRVPFLNWITSYLASRISEPINVKDMARRAGLSPSRFTVLFKQHFNITPYQYLMKLRIDYAQELLQDGVSLQQTSDFCGFTDVHHFSKTFKSAIGVNPGSYRRDALHGTSGHRKAPLP encoded by the coding sequence ATGAAATTGGAAGACTACGCCGTCGCCCCTTATATACGCGACTCGGATTATGCGATCCGCCCCCCGTTTTTTCTTGGCGAACGCGACTTGCTGGACTATATCATTTTTTACGTTCAAGAGGGGACGTTCGAGCTTCAGGTCAACGGCCATGTCCATCGCCTGCAGCCAGGGGACCTGTGCCTGCTGCAGCCGGGCGATATCCATACGATCCGTGGAATCACGGATACGATCAACCCTTATGTCCATCTGGACTTCTTCTATAATCCGTTGCGCGGCGACAGCTTCGTCACCCGTCCCGGGCAAGTCGATTTGTCCGCCTATGCCGACTTCGGGCAGCCGCGCTTGCATGACTGCGATGACTTGCGAATCCCGTTCAAACTCGACACGCCATCATCGGGCAGACTGCGCGAGCTGGTGTTCAAGATCATCGACTGCTGGCATTCGCGAACCAAGATGAGCATCATGGAAGCGAACCAGCTCGCCCATGAATTCCTGGTTACGCTGTTCAAAGCCTACATGAAGCCGCAGCCGGATTCCCTGTCCCGCGTTCCTTTCTTAAACTGGATTACGTCGTATTTGGCATCCCGGATCTCCGAACCCATTAACGTCAAGGACATGGCCAGGAGGGCCGGATTATCCCCATCCCGCTTCACCGTCCTGTTCAAGCAGCATTTCAACATCACGCCGTATCAGTATTTAATGAAATTGCGGATCGACTATGCGCAGGAGCTGCTGCAAGACGGCGTGTCCCTCCAGCAAACGAGCGATTTCTGCGGGTTCACGGACGTGCATCACTTCTCGAAGACGTTCAAGTCCGCGATCGGCGTGAATCCGGGATCGTATAGACGAGATGCTTTGCATGGTACCTCCGGACATAGAAAAGCTCCCCTGCCGTAA
- a CDS encoding nitroreductase family protein translates to MEFNDVINGHRSIREYEDREVGQDLLDQILEAGIRASSSGNMQSYSIIVTRDAELKNKLYTAHMEQSMVVDAPVLLTFCADFNRMRKWLALNDAPVHFDNFMSFMIGAIDATLAAQNCALAAENAGLGICYMGSTLANCDQIGELLNLPPNVVPVVGYSLGYPAENPAPRDRLPKQALVHREQYRDYSDADILELYKERNDKGWKRYMDIPELKEMTERLGLTNLAQIYTRAKYTKESHLAFSQTVLDYLASQNFMKHT, encoded by the coding sequence ATGGAATTCAACGATGTTATCAACGGCCACAGATCCATAAGAGAATACGAAGATCGGGAAGTCGGTCAAGATCTGCTGGATCAAATCTTGGAAGCCGGCATCCGTGCTTCTTCAAGCGGAAACATGCAGTCGTATTCGATTATCGTTACGAGGGACGCGGAGCTGAAGAACAAGCTGTACACGGCTCACATGGAGCAGTCCATGGTCGTGGATGCCCCCGTGCTGCTGACGTTCTGCGCGGATTTCAACCGCATGCGCAAATGGCTGGCGCTTAACGATGCGCCTGTTCATTTCGATAATTTCATGAGCTTCATGATCGGTGCCATCGACGCCACGCTGGCCGCCCAGAACTGCGCGTTAGCCGCGGAGAATGCCGGGCTTGGCATTTGCTATATGGGATCGACGCTCGCAAACTGCGACCAAATCGGCGAACTGCTGAATTTGCCGCCGAACGTCGTGCCCGTTGTCGGCTATTCGCTGGGGTATCCCGCCGAGAATCCGGCTCCTCGCGATCGGCTGCCGAAGCAGGCGCTCGTGCACCGGGAGCAGTATCGCGATTATTCGGATGCAGACATCCTGGAATTGTACAAGGAACGGAACGACAAGGGATGGAAACGATACATGGATATCCCTGAGCTGAAGGAAATGACGGAACGGTTAGGCTTGACGAATTTAGCTCAAATCTATACCAGAGCCAAGTATACGAAAGAATCCCATCTCGCGTTCTCGCAGACCGTGCTGGATTACTTGGCGTCGCAAAACTTTATGAAGCATACGTAA